The genomic interval CCATGGATAACTCCTTGGGCATCATCCCCTGGGTGGCGCGCGAAGGGAAGACGGTGATTACCAACGATGTGCGCAAGGATAAACGCTATGTGCCCTCGCCTTTTCCGCCGGAAAACACCAAATCCGAAATCTGCGTGCCGTTGTTATACGATGGCGAAGTGGTCGGCTTGCTCGATATTCAAGCGGACCGCTACAACGCCTTTACCGCGGAGGATAAATTCATGTTCGAGGCGGTGGCAGATCATATTGCCATTGCTATTCACAACGCCGCGCTCTATCGGTCGGAGCAATGGCGGCGGCGCGTGGCAGACAGCCTGCGCGAGGTCGCCGGCTTGATCTCGGCAGACGAAGATGTGGATGATGTGCTGGATGTGATCCTCGCCGAATTGGAACGCAACCTGCCTGTGGATGTTTCCGCGATCTGGTTGCTGGAAGACGACCAGTTGTACCTTGCCGCGAGTCATAATATCGATGAGGGTGTGCTTGAAAAAGCGTTGTATGGTTCGGTGGAAGCATACGACGGGTTGATGCAAGTCGTTCATTCTCAAAATGCCGAGATACGAAAGCCGACAGACCCGCTGTGGGTTTCCGGTATAGCGGCAGGTTTCGACCAGAGCTATTCCGCGCTGGCTGTGCCGTTGCGCGTGGGAGACCAACCCTTTGGCGTGATCACCCTCGCGCATAACGCGGCAGGCAGATATGGGCGTGAAGCGCAAGCTGTGGCTACCACGTTCGCCAGTTACGCGGCGGTCGCCATTGAAAACACGCGCTTGTACGATGTGGCGCAGGAACAGGCGTACGCGTCGGCGGCGTTGTTGCAGGTGGCGCAGGCAATCGTCAGCCTGAATGATCTCGATGAAATTCTCGGCACGATCATCCGTATCATGCCGATCCTCACCGGTGTGCAACGCGCCGCTTTGTATCAATGGGATGCTTCTCATGAGCAATTTGCGCCCACGCAAAATTATGGGCTGAGCGTCGAGGATGAAAGGCAATTCTGGGAGCGGTCGTTTTCACCGGGTGAATTTACTTTCCTCGATTTATGCCGCGGCGCCACGGGGATGTTAGCGTGTCCGCTCGAAGGACAGGGAGGGTTACAGGCGTGGTTATCAGCCAGCCCGTCGGAGGAAGCGAATCTTGCCAACCCCAACGCCTTGTTGTTCGCCGTCCCGATCGCCGTCAAGGATACGTTGTACGGCGTGATGCTCATCGAAGAGGCGGAGGGAGGATTGCGTTTCCGCGCCCGCCGCCTGGAAATCATTACCGGAATCGCCCAACAAGCCGCGCTGGCGATTCAAAACGACCTTCTGCAAAAGGAGATGGTGGTGCGCGAGCGCCTCGAAACGGAAGTGCAGTTGGCTCGCCAAATTCAGCAGACCTTCCTCCCCGACGCGCTCCCGCAAGTGGAGGGCTGGGACTTCTCAGCGCGTTGGAAAACGGCGCGCCAGGTGGGCGGCGATTTCTACGATGTGTTCGACCTGCCCAACGGAAGGATCGGTTTGTTCATCGCGGATGTGGCAGATAAAGGCGTGCCGGCGGCGTTGTTCATGGCGCTCACGCGGACGCTGGTGCGAGCCGCCGTGCTCGAGACCGAGTCGCCTGCCCAGGCGTTGGCGCGCGTCAACGAGCTTTTGATTCCCGATACGCGCCAGGGGATGTTCGTCACGGCGATTTATGCGGTGCTGGATACCGCCAGCAACGAATTAACCTATGTCAACGCGGGGCACAACCCGCCGATCTGGGTGAAACAGGATGGCTCGATCGAAAAACTTACCCGAACTGCCATTGCCCTCGGCGTTTCGACGGATCATGGCGTCGAACAGAAGACCATCCAACTGGCGGGCGGTGATAACATCCTTTTCTATACTGATGGCTTGACCGAATCGTTCAATAACGAAAGCGAATTTTTTGGAGAAGCGCGACTCATCGACGCCTTGTTGACAAATCTCTGCGCCTCGGCTTCAGATTTGATCGACGTGGTGGAAAAAGCGCTGCTCGATTTTATTCAAGATATGCCTCCCGCCGATGATTTAACGATGCTGGCAGTGAGACGGATGTGAAGCGCGGGTATTTGTGGTTGACCGGACGGTTTGTAAATAAAAAACCCGCTTCGTTCTTGAAGCGAGTTTTCTGTTCACTGATGTTACGCAGTCGGGGTTGATTCGGCTCTCGTCATGCGACATGTGGCAGATTATCAATTAAACCAAGCAATCTCTCCGCCACAGTTTGAACCATGGCGACACTGAGTCGCGGAGTTTTGAATTGCGTTTCTCAGCGTCCAAACAAGAAAAGGTCAGGTGGCGAGTTGATTTTTATCCTTCTGCTTTGACTTCCCCGGCGGTTTCGTCTACTTTTAACCCGCGCAGGGCATCGTCCAAGCTTGTCGCGTCGCGGCGCGCGCCGGTGGCGGAAGCGCCGCAGTAGGGGCAGATGTTCCACGGGAGTTCCATCAGTTTGTTGCAGTTCTCGCAGTTCTTTTTCAATTTGGTGTGACAGTTCGGGCATACCTGCCAGTCATCTTTGACGCGCCGTTCGCAACCGGGGCAGAGGGGTAAATCTTCGAGAGCCTGAAGGAGCGCTTCTTCTTCCAACGTCTTTTGGTAATCTTCTTCGAGGGTCTTCGGCGGGCGTAGGATCAAATACACGAGGATGCCCGGCAGACTCAATACGGCGACAAGAAGCGTTGCCAGGGTCTGCGCGAGCGGATCGCGCGCGCGCGTGCGGATATCGCGATACGTCCAAATGACGAGCGCGATCCATAACGCGGCGATGAAGGCGGCGCCGAAACCTGTCAAGACCAGGATAATGTTGCTGAGAAATGAGGGGTCAAGATTCATAACGTGTCGATATTTTATCTCATATTGCGAAGCGCGGGAACTTTGGGTATAAGGCAATCGCATTTGAAAATCTCGAGGCTCAAAACACGGTGTTTTGCCTTCGAATCTGCTACTCTTCGCCAATCTGCGCGAAATTTTCCGAGAAAGATTAGCGTGAATTCGTGAGGATTAGCGGAAAAAAACCAAATGCGATTGCCCTAAACTTTGGGAGGTGCAACTTTGTGTGTGGCGAAGACGCCTGTTTCGCCGCGCCCGGAAATTTCAACTGCAAGGCGAATCCATGTTCGGGTATACTTTGCCTCATTCAAATTATAGGAGTCTTACATGGAGTGGCTTTTACAACCCCAAACTTGGATCGCGTTCCTCACGCTCGTTGTGCTGGAACTCGTCCTCGGCGTGGATAATATTATCTTTATTTCGATTCTGGCGGGCAAGTTGCCCGTTGAAGATCAGTCGCGCGCCCGTACCACAGGCATTTTGTTGGCGGTGGTGACGCGGTTGCTGTTGTTGTTCTCTCTCTCGTGGATCATCAACCTCAAGGATCCCATATTTACCGTGATGGGGTATACCCTTTCCGAGCGCGACATCGTCCTTCTGGCGGGCGGCATTTTCTTGATCTGGAAAGCCACGCGCGAAATTCATGAGAAACTGGAAGGCTCCGAAGGACATGCCTCCGCCAAAGTCCATGCCTCGTTTTGGAGCGTGATCGTTCAGATCATGTTGTTGGACATCGTCTTCTCGCTCGATTCGGTCATCACCGCCGTCGGCATGGTGGATGAGTTGCCGATCATGATCGCGGCGGTCATCATCGCCGCATTAGTGATGATCTTCCTTGCCGCCCCTCTCAGCAATTTTGTCGAGGGACATCCCACGATCAAGATGCTTGCGCTCAGTTTCTTGCTGTTGATTGGCTTTACGCTGGTCGTCGAAAGTCTTGACGTGCACATCCCGAAGGGATATATCTACTTCGCCATGGGCTTCTCTGTGATGGTGGAAACGCTGAACTTGCGGATGCGCCAACGCTCCGAGCCTGTGCAACTGCGCAGTCCATACCAAGCCAGCGCTCCTGTCCCTGCGATGGCGGAGGTGTCGGCTCCAAAGACCCGTTCGGTGAAATCTATCCCAAAAAAGAAATCTACAAAGAAACGAAAATAACGTCGAATCAAAAAGGACTTCCGAGAAATACGGAAGTCCTTTTTGCACACTGCTCACTGCTCACTGCTCACTACTCACTGCTCACTGCTTTCACTTCCTCCCATCCCTCACCGCTTTCATAAACCCCACAAACAACGGATGCGGCTTCATCGGGCGCGACAAAAACTCAGGGTGGAACTGACTCGCCACCATGAATGGATGATCCTCGATCTCGACGATTTCCACCAGTTTGCCGTCGGGAGACATGCCTGAGAAAACCATGCCTGCCTTCTCAAAATCTTTTTTGTAATTGTTGTTGAACTCGAAGCGATGGCGGTGACGTTCCTCCACTTTTTTCTCGCCGTAGGCTTTGGCGGCTTTCGAGCCTTCCTGCAATTCGCAGGGATATAAGCCGAGCCGCATCGTGCCGCCCATGTCGGTGATCGCGCGTTGGTCGAGCATCAAGTCAATGACGGGATATTCCGAGCCGCGATCAAACTCAGAGGAGTTGGCATCTTCGTGATTCAACACGCCGCGCGCGAATTCAATGCACATCACTTGCATCCCCAAACACAGACCGAGATACGGAACTTTCTTCTCGCGCGCATACCGCGCCGCTAAAATTTTCCCTTCGATGCCGCGCGAGCCGAACCCGCCAGGGACGAGGATGCCATCCGCGTTTTGCACCACATCCCAGCCTTTGTCTTTTTCGAGGTCAGCCGCGTGCACCCAGCCGATCTCCACTTCCACGTCGTTGGCGAGCGCGGCATGTTTCAACGCCTCGCGCACCGACATATACGCGTCTTGCAGTTCGACATATTTTCCAACCAAGGCAACTTTCACCGTTTGCTTCGGTTTTCTCACGCGCTCCACAAGTTTCTCCCATGGCTTCATGTCCACCCTGCGCGTGGCTTTCATGTTCAACTTCTCAACGAGATAATCGCTGACGCCCGCCTTCTCCAACAAAAGCGGGACTTCATACAACACATCGCTCGTGATCATCGGCACGACGGCTTCTTTTTCCACGTCGCAGAACAGCGCGATCTTGTCGCAAATATCTTTGTCAACAGGATAATCTGAACGCGCGATGATCATGTTTGGCGAAATACCGATCGAGCGCAACGCCGCCACGGAGTGTTGCGTGGGCTTGGTCTTGATCTCGCCCGTCGCTTTGATGTACGGCAACCACGTCACGTGGATGAAGAACACGTTCTCGCGCCCGACCTCGTTGCGGAGTTGTCTCAGCACTTCGAGAAACGGCTGCGACTCGATGTCGCCAACCGTCCCGCCGACCTCGACCAGTACAATATCGGCATTCGTCTCTTTGCCAATGGACGCGACTCGCCGCTTGATCTCATTCGTAATGTGCGGAATGACCTGAATCGTCCCGCCAAGAAAATCGCCGCGCCGTTCTTTGCCGATGATCTCGGCGTAGACCTGTCCGCTGGTGAAGTTGGACGAACGGCTGAGGCGGATGTCAATGAATCGTTCGTAGTGACCCAGATCGAGGTCCGTTTCCGCGCCGTCATCGAGCACGTACACCTCTCCATGTTGGTACGGACTCATCGTGCCAGGGTCCACGTTGATATACGGATCCAATTTCTGCACGGTCACATTGAAACCTCGTTCCTTCAGCAAGAGTCCTGTCGCCGCCGCAGTCACGCCTTTGCCAACCGAAGAAACAACCCCGCCCGTGAAAAATAAATATTTTGTGGTCATAAAATAATTCTCCAATTCTCTAATCCTCTAACCTCTAATCCTCTAATTCTCCAATCCTCTGCCTCAACCCCGCCCTGCCTCCACCCCATTAAAAGAAACGGGGAGGGCGTTTCAGCCCTCCCCGTCGGGGATTGCATTTCCTGTGTGTTCTGGCAGTTCTTCGATTTCATCCGACCAGTTTCACAATATCTTCCGCGGCGCGCCGCATCTCGAGAAAGATCAAACCGAGTTTCGCTTCATGCCGCGCCATGGCAGTTAACACTGCTTCCTGCCCAATAGACGTCAACACGATCGACCCCGCATCGCCTTTGATGTACACCTGCTCCAACCCTCCGCGTCCCAACTCGTTGGAGATCCGCTCGCCGAGCGAGAGCATCGCCGCCGACATTGCCGACACGCGATCTTCCTCCACGCCTTGCTGCAAAGCCGAAGCCATGATCAACCCGTCCACAGAAACAACGGCCGAAGCCTCGATATCGGGCGCGGCGGCTTGCATGTTTCGTAATCGGTCCACGATCTGGTCGGCGCGGGATTTTGCCATAACAATTCTCCTAAAATAAATCTGCCAAAGTTTACCATACTTCATTTTGCATGTCATTGCGACGGGTTCCGCGCTTGACTCGGGCGCGTGATGTTCGCCCGAAGTCGAAGCGTCACTTGCATCATGGAAAATTGACCTCATTTCCCTTCGTGTTAAACTTGAACGTTCGACTAATGAAGATTCGCCTCTTTCTCCCCTTCGTTTTGCTCCTCCTCGCCGCGCAGGATTCTCCCCCCGTAGCGATCACCTCACCCGCGTCAGGAGAAATTTTGCATGGAGAAATAACCATCATCGGCTCGACGGATATTCCGAACTTCTTCTCCGCTCAACTGGACTTCAAATACGCTTCAGACGACGGGGATGGCTGGTTCCCCCTAGCCGCGTTATCTCAGCCCGCGCTTGACTCGCCTCTCTACCTCTGGAACACTGCCTCCATCACCGACGGCGCCTACATCCTGCGCTTGCGCGTCACCCTCGCCGACGGGACATTCCAAGAAGCGACAGTCCCCATCACCATCCAAAACGACGCGCCAATACTAACTCCAACGCCTGTTGTGACCTCCACGCCCGAATCCTCCATCGGAGTACAAATCCCAACCCCATTCCTCCTCGCCGCCTCGCCCACGCCCACCGAAGTCCCGCGCCCCACGCCAACACCTCTCCCCGCCAACCCCGCCTCATTGACTCAATCCACCATCCTCACCAGCCTGGGTCGCGGAGCAATCGTAATCCTTGCCTTGTTTATTTTCTCTCCCTCATCCTCCTCCGCCTCCGCAATACTTGAAACTTGAAACATGAAACTTGGAACTTGACACATGACAGACCCCTACCTCCTCATCGGACTCGGCAACCCAGGACGTGAATACGCCAACACACGTCACAACTTTGGCTTCATGGCAATTGACCGTCTCGCGGTGCGACTCAACGCGCGCGGCATGAAAGTTCAATCGAAAGCCATTGTGATGGATTCGAAATATGAAGACCACAAACTCATCCTCGCCAAGCCGCAGACGTATATGAATCTCTCAGGTCAATCGGTGCAGGGACTGGCTCACTTCTACAAAATTCCCAACGAAAACCTGATGATCCTCTCCGACGATCTTGATCTGCCCTTCGGCACAATCCGCATCCGCGCCTCGGGCGGACCTGGCGGACAGCGCGGCTTATCATCCATTTTGGAAAAACTCGGCACGAAAGATATTCCGCGTATGAGGCTCGGCATCGGTCGCCCGCCTGGTCGCATGGACCCCGCCGATTACGTCCTGCAAAACTTCTCACGCGATGATCTAAAATCCCTTTCCGAGCTCCTCGACCGCGCCGCCGACGCCGCGCTTGAATTTGTGGTGAATGGTTTGACTGCCGCGATGAATAAGTTTAATGGTGACGGTGGTGAGTAGATGACTAGAGACTAGATGACTAGAGACTGGCGGGCGTATCAGACCACCAGTTACAAATCTCAAGGTCCCTCTTGGTCGCGAGCGTTTCGAAACCACCAATACATCTGCCCTCTACCAAAGGACTATGCATTAAATGCCCTCTCCTCAACTCCATCCGTTCGCATCCGCTCGCTCTCTCAATATCAGAACATCCTCTCCCAACTCAAAGCGGGGAAACAAATCGCTGGGCTGGGACTTCCACGCGCCGCGCGTCTGCCTGTCCTCGCGGCGTTACTCGAAGATATTAGGCAACCGATTCTCTTCATCACCGACCGCGCCGACCATGCGTTATCACTATTCGATGAGTTGGGATTTTGGGTCAAGTCGCCGCGCTATCATTTTGCGGAGCCGAATCCGCTGTTTTACGAACAAGCCGCGTGGGGTGTGACCACCCGCCGCGACCGCTTGCAAGCGCTGACCGCACTTTCCACTTTCCACTTACCATTTGCAGCAAAACCCGAAACACCGCCCGTTTTCGTCACCTCCGTCCGCTCATTGATGACGCGCACCATGCCGCGGCGAGACTTCCTCAAGGCGTGCAAAAAATTATCGGTCAATCAAACGATTCAACCTGATACGCTGTTGCGATCTTGGGCAGAGATCGGCTATCAGCGCGTCAACACCGTGCTTGAGCCTGGACAATTCTCCAGCAGGGGAGGGATTCTCGACATCTGGGCGACTGCGGAGACGATGCCTGTCCGTTTGGATTTCTTCGGCGACGAGATCGAAACGATTCGCAGATTCGATCCTGCCTCACAACGCACGATTGAAAAATTGGATTCAGTCCTCGTCACGCCTGCGCGGGAATATCTTGCGGTTGGTGAACATGAAACTGAGTTGTCAGAATTTCACATCCCTCTTCTTCATTCACAACCCGCGACGTTGCTTGATTACCTCCCGCAAAAAGCGATTGTGTTGATTGACGATCTGTCCATCATCGAATCGATGGCGGAGGAGGTGGAGGCGCAGGCGGTAAAGTTCAGGCAGGAGAGTATCGCAGAAGAAACGTTGTCCGCTGATTTTCCGTTGCCGTATGTTCCGTGGTCGGAGTTGTATGATGGGGTGCAGGGTGGTTTGGTGGAGTTTGGGTATTCGGGGGGAGAGCAAGTTATCAGTGAGCAGTGAACAGTCGTTGAGTGGATGTTTCGGTCACGACGAGAGGTTTGGGGGGAGGCTGAAGAATTTTGTTGACTATGTTTCGGGATTGCTGTCGAAAAAGGAATCCATCATCGTCGTGTCGCGGCAGGCTAAAAGGTTGGAAGAACTTTGGGGAGAGGCGAACCAGCCCGACCCGTCGAATGAACCGCCGCTATTTATTGAGTCATCTTTATCAGAAGGATTCGTCCTCAATCTCCAATCTCTCATTCTCCATTCTCGACTCTCAAGTCTACTAATTACCCAATCTTCCTCACTCCACCTAATCACCGACTCCGAAATCTTCGGCTGGGAACGCCCGCAACCCCGCGCGCGCCAGCGACCTGTCGCCGAGACTCCAGAATCGATTTACGCGGACTTGCAGGTCGGCGATTACGTGGTGCACATTGATCACGGCATCGGGCGTTTTGGCGGATTGGTGCAAGCGCGAGTTGGATAATCACGCGCGAATTTCTCGCGGTGGAATATGACGGCGGCGGGCAGTTGTTCGTGCCTGTGCATCAAGCGGATCGGTTGACGCGTTATGTGGGCGCGGAGGGCGCGGCGCCCGCGTTGGATCGTTTGGGCGGGCAGGAGTGGCACGAGAAAAAAGGACGCGTGAAAGCCGCGGTGTTGGAAGTGGCGCAAGAGATGTTGGACTTGTACGCGCGCCGTCATGTGGCGCTGGGATATTCATTCAAGCCCGATACCGCGTGGCAAAAAGAATTGGAAGATTCGTTTCCGTATGTGGAGACCGAAGATCAACTGCGCGCGTTGAACGACATCAAACGCGACATGGAATCGTCGCGCCCGATGGATCGTCTGTTGTGCGGCGACGTGGGTTACGGCAAAACCGAAGTGGCGTTGCGCGCCGCGTTCAAAGCCGTGATGGACGGCAAGCAGGTTGCGATTCTTGTGCCGACCACTGTTCTTGCACAACAACATTACGAAACATTTTTGCAACGACTCGCCGCGTTCCCTCTGAAAGTGGAAATGCTTTCGCGCTTTCGCACGCCGCGCGAGCAGACGACGATTTTGCATGGGCTCGCCATCGGCGAGATTGACATCGTGATCGGCACGCATCGTTTGATCTCTGGCGATGTGCAATTCAAAGAACTCGGCTTGGTCGTCATTGACGAAGAGCAACGCTTCGGCGTCACGCACAAGGAGCATCTCAAAAAACTTCGCACCGAAGTGGACGTGTTGACTCTCACCGCCACGCCGATTCCGCGCACGCTCTACATGGCGCTCACGGGCGTGCGCGATATTTCGAATCTCAACACGCCGCCCGAGGAGCGACTGCCCATCGTCACGCATGTCGGTCCGTATTCGCCGAAACTTGTGCGGCAGGCGATCCTGCGCGAACTCGAACGCGGCGGACAAATTTTCTTTGTGCATAACCGCGTCCAGACCATCGACGCGATGCGCGCGCATCTCAATCAACTCGTCCCCGAAGCGAACGTGGATATCGGTCACGGGCAGATGCCAGAGAATCAACTCTCCGATGTGATGCACCGCTTCAACAACGGCGACACCGATATTTTGTTGTCAACGACGATCATCGAATCGGGATTGGACATCCCCAACGCGAACACGCTCATCGTGGACCGCGCCGACACCTTCGGCTTGGCTCAACTCTATCAACTACGCGGTCGTGTCGGACGTGGAGCTGCGCGCGCCTACTCCTACTTTTTTCGCCACAACAAGCTGACCCCCACCGTGGACGGTCAACAGCGGCTCGAAGTGATCGCCGAAAACACGCAACTCGGCGCGGGCTATTCGATCGCCATGCGCGACCTTGAAATCCGCGGCGCCGGCGAACTGCTCGGCACGCGTCAATCGGGTCACATTCAAGCGGTGGGATTCCATTTGTATACAAGGCTGTTGGCAGATGCGGTGAGGCGTTTGCGGGTTGCAGGTTCCATGTTGAAAGTTGAAAGTCCCGCCGCTCAACCTTCAAACTTTCAAACCTTCAACCTTCAACCCATGTCCATGCCCGTTAACGTAGACCTGCCTCTCGCCGTCGGAATCCCTGCCGAGTACATCCCCGATCAGGATTTGCGTTTGCGGTTGTATCGTCGCATCGCGGATTTGCGCGACGAAACCGAAATCGACGCGCTGGCATCCGAGTTCAAAGATCGCTTCGGCGAATTGCCCGAAATGACCGCGAATCTGTTTTATCAGATGCGAGTCAAATTGCGAGCCGAGAAGGCGGGATTGTCCTCCATCAACTGGGAAAGCGGACAGATCGTCTTGCGCTACCCGACTCCCACGAACGGCACGGAACCCAAACGTCTCGCCGACCTGAGCGCGGGCATCCGCGGCGGCAAGTCCGCGTATTGGTGTTCGTTTGGGGAGGCGTGGGTGGGGAGGTTGTTGGAGGTGTTGGGGAGGTTGTGAAGGAAGACCTACTTGTACGAATGTGATTAGCTCATTTACTCCTTCTTTAAAGTTGTCAGTGTTTTCTTGACCTCCTTATGATTTCCATATGCTATAGTGTAATAAATACCTACTGTATCTAGATGACTTTCCGCAAATTTATTAGGGTCTGTATGCAAAATATAAAATAGCGGATAAACTGGTTGGTATGAGAAATCGAGGCGACCTAACCAGCGAACAATGGGAGCGGATTGAGCCAATGCTCCCGAAAGCAAAAACGAAGCGAGGACGACCCGCCCAAGAGCATCGGCAAGTTCTCAATGGGATTTTGTGGGTGCTGAGAACAGGCGCACCCTGGCGCGATATGCCCGAACGCTATGGCAAATGGACAACGATTTACAGCCGCTTCCAACGATGGCGGAAATCCGCCGTCTG from Candidatus Defluviilinea gracilis carries:
- a CDS encoding GAF domain-containing protein, producing MKQASSSDWRDLARLGEQLLSAASLAEQRNRVVDVAARLLGGEAELWLSESIFRLPNTEHASIFSPEPTTKGMQRAMAGGRIVAGSKGGKSKSAAHPSWASIPLIDRGAALGAIQITRPKGPVFKRDDINLLEGLAGVVAVSLTASHRISVEQFRLNQLNLVSQVSAQIANVLDVNELSERVTQLIQETFHFYYVAIFTVRENSSANLRFRSSAMAQRKGKSKAKVALDVKIGQGLIGEAASDGERIVVPNVKKDARFRFIESLPETRSEVVIPLKTEGRVLGVLDVQSNQVNAFHANDLLILNALADTIARAIESARLYRDLRRHSDHLALIADVGRSASASLELNTLMKNVSDLIHERFKVPHVHLFTVHRNRRVIEYQAGSGERDAGSEGFAISMDNSLGIIPWVAREGKTVITNDVRKDKRYVPSPFPPENTKSEICVPLLYDGEVVGLLDIQADRYNAFTAEDKFMFEAVADHIAIAIHNAALYRSEQWRRRVADSLREVAGLISADEDVDDVLDVILAELERNLPVDVSAIWLLEDDQLYLAASHNIDEGVLEKALYGSVEAYDGLMQVVHSQNAEIRKPTDPLWVSGIAAGFDQSYSALAVPLRVGDQPFGVITLAHNAAGRYGREAQAVATTFASYAAVAIENTRLYDVAQEQAYASAALLQVAQAIVSLNDLDEILGTIIRIMPILTGVQRAALYQWDASHEQFAPTQNYGLSVEDERQFWERSFSPGEFTFLDLCRGATGMLACPLEGQGGLQAWLSASPSEEANLANPNALLFAVPIAVKDTLYGVMLIEEAEGGLRFRARRLEIITGIAQQAALAIQNDLLQKEMVVRERLETEVQLARQIQQTFLPDALPQVEGWDFSARWKTARQVGGDFYDVFDLPNGRIGLFIADVADKGVPAALFMALTRTLVRAAVLETESPAQALARVNELLIPDTRQGMFVTAIYAVLDTASNELTYVNAGHNPPIWVKQDGSIEKLTRTAIALGVSTDHGVEQKTIQLAGGDNILFYTDGLTESFNNESEFFGEARLIDALLTNLCASASDLIDVVEKALLDFIQDMPPADDLTMLAVRRM
- a CDS encoding zinc ribbon domain-containing protein, with amino-acid sequence MNLDPSFLSNIILVLTGFGAAFIAALWIALVIWTYRDIRTRARDPLAQTLATLLVAVLSLPGILVYLILRPPKTLEEDYQKTLEEEALLQALEDLPLCPGCERRVKDDWQVCPNCHTKLKKNCENCNKLMELPWNICPYCGASATGARRDATSLDDALRGLKVDETAGEVKAEG
- a CDS encoding TerC family protein, which translates into the protein MEWLLQPQTWIAFLTLVVLELVLGVDNIIFISILAGKLPVEDQSRARTTGILLAVVTRLLLLFSLSWIINLKDPIFTVMGYTLSERDIVLLAGGIFLIWKATREIHEKLEGSEGHASAKVHASFWSVIVQIMLLDIVFSLDSVITAVGMVDELPIMIAAVIIAALVMIFLAAPLSNFVEGHPTIKMLALSFLLLIGFTLVVESLDVHIPKGYIYFAMGFSVMVETLNLRMRQRSEPVQLRSPYQASAPVPAMAEVSAPKTRSVKSIPKKKSTKKRK
- a CDS encoding CTP synthase, which produces MTTKYLFFTGGVVSSVGKGVTAAATGLLLKERGFNVTVQKLDPYINVDPGTMSPYQHGEVYVLDDGAETDLDLGHYERFIDIRLSRSSNFTSGQVYAEIIGKERRGDFLGGTIQVIPHITNEIKRRVASIGKETNADIVLVEVGGTVGDIESQPFLEVLRQLRNEVGRENVFFIHVTWLPYIKATGEIKTKPTQHSVAALRSIGISPNMIIARSDYPVDKDICDKIALFCDVEKEAVVPMITSDVLYEVPLLLEKAGVSDYLVEKLNMKATRRVDMKPWEKLVERVRKPKQTVKVALVGKYVELQDAYMSVREALKHAALANDVEVEIGWVHAADLEKDKGWDVVQNADGILVPGGFGSRGIEGKILAARYAREKKVPYLGLCLGMQVMCIEFARGVLNHEDANSSEFDRGSEYPVIDLMLDQRAITDMGGTMRLGLYPCELQEGSKAAKAYGEKKVEERHRHRFEFNNNYKKDFEKAGMVFSGMSPDGKLVEIVEIEDHPFMVASQFHPEFLSRPMKPHPLFVGFMKAVRDGRK
- a CDS encoding roadblock/LC7 domain-containing protein; translated protein: MAKSRADQIVDRLRNMQAAAPDIEASAVVSVDGLIMASALQQGVEEDRVSAMSAAMLSLGERISNELGRGGLEQVYIKGDAGSIVLTSIGQEAVLTAMARHEAKLGLIFLEMRRAAEDIVKLVG
- a CDS encoding aminoacyl-tRNA hydrolase, which codes for MTDPYLLIGLGNPGREYANTRHNFGFMAIDRLAVRLNARGMKVQSKAIVMDSKYEDHKLILAKPQTYMNLSGQSVQGLAHFYKIPNENLMILSDDLDLPFGTIRIRASGGPGGQRGLSSILEKLGTKDIPRMRLGIGRPPGRMDPADYVLQNFSRDDLKSLSELLDRAADAALEFVVNGLTAAMNKFNGDGGE
- the mfd gene encoding transcription-repair coupling factor; amino-acid sequence: MEYDGGGQLFVPVHQADRLTRYVGAEGAAPALDRLGGQEWHEKKGRVKAAVLEVAQEMLDLYARRHVALGYSFKPDTAWQKELEDSFPYVETEDQLRALNDIKRDMESSRPMDRLLCGDVGYGKTEVALRAAFKAVMDGKQVAILVPTTVLAQQHYETFLQRLAAFPLKVEMLSRFRTPREQTTILHGLAIGEIDIVIGTHRLISGDVQFKELGLVVIDEEQRFGVTHKEHLKKLRTEVDVLTLTATPIPRTLYMALTGVRDISNLNTPPEERLPIVTHVGPYSPKLVRQAILRELERGGQIFFVHNRVQTIDAMRAHLNQLVPEANVDIGHGQMPENQLSDVMHRFNNGDTDILLSTTIIESGLDIPNANTLIVDRADTFGLAQLYQLRGRVGRGAARAYSYFFRHNKLTPTVDGQQRLEVIAENTQLGAGYSIAMRDLEIRGAGELLGTRQSGHIQAVGFHLYTRLLADAVRRLRVAGSMLKVESPAAQPSNFQTFNLQPMSMPVNVDLPLAVGIPAEYIPDQDLRLRLYRRIADLRDETEIDALASEFKDRFGELPEMTANLFYQMRVKLRAEKAGLSSINWESGQIVLRYPTPTNGTEPKRLADLSAGIRGGKSAYWCSFGEAWVGRLLEVLGRL